TCTGCATGGGCTGAACCGACATCGCAGTCATTTCTGCGTCTGTGCTCATCGGCATTGTCATTGCGACCCCTGCGCTCAGAAACAAGTCGAGGTCGCCGTCGAGGTCATAATCGGCCCAGACGCCGTGTTCATAACTGTTCGCCATGCCGCCTATGCCGCCGTGCAATCCAGCAGACATGGTGGCGTGTATGAAGGCGCCGTCGCCTTGGTTTTGATAGAGATAGACGCCCAACATGCGGTTGCAATTCAGCAGGTCGATATCGCCGTCATTGTCGTAATCGGCCCAACTGGCGCTGGTGGTCCCGCCGGTGACGCCTTCGGGGATGCCCGAAACGCCCGCTTGTTCAGCCACGTCGGTGAATTGCCCGCCGTTGTTTTGATAGAGGCGGTTTTGAGTGACCATCATGCCGCCGCCGTCGCCTGACATCATCGGGCCGAGGTTGCCGACGAATAAATCGAGGTCGCCGTCGCCGTCATAGTCGCCCCAAGCGCTGGTCGCCGCTTCCGCCATCGGGTCTTGCAGCTCGAAGGTTTCAGCCACATCGGTGAAGGTGTTGTCGCCGTTGTTTTTGAATAGACGATTATTGGGCGTGGTTGCAATGAAGACATCCATAAAGCCGTCTTCGTCATAGTCGCTCCATGAGACGCCCAGTTGCCGATATATAAAGTCGTCTTGCATCCCGCTTTCGACGCTGCGGTCAATAAACATCGTATCCTGGCTATTGGCGTTAAAAGAAAATACGATGGAGCAGCCCAATACGAAGGCAGACCATCGGTATGCACGAATCAATTTCATGTTTTGAAATCTCCTGTAAATGAATAGACCTCTCCCCACTGGATATGAGGGAGCGAAAAGTCGAAACGTCTGTTTTGGTGTTTCAGGAGAAATCAGGCGTCGGGCGGCGGTGTGGGCGGTTCAACCTGACGGGAACACATTGGAATTACATTGCATTCTTGAAATCCAGCGTTCTCGCGCACGGGTTCAATTTCGTAAGGGCTTGCTTCAAGCCATTTGATGCTGGTGAAGAAAAACGAATAGTCGTGATGTTGAAATGGGTTCGGTGAACAGGCGTTATCTGTGATCTGAATCGGCATGGGGTTCGGCTCGCCAGACTCGTTGGGGACATAGCAGCAGCAGGACGCGCCCATCGGGCAGACGTCGCCGCAGCAGGTGCATCCGCAGACAGTTTCTTCGAGTTGCGGTTCGCTGGTATGCCCAATATCAAACGCATTCACGAACATTGCGGCATGATCGAGCGCAAAAACGGCAATCAAGCAATAGGATATGATAACGCGGGGCGAGTGCTTCACAAATTTCCTGACAGGATCGGGTATGGCTTTATGTAATTTTATATGTTTAGTATATTTTGCCGGAGCGTAAAACACAAATGGTTTCGCTCAATTTGTTTGTTCAGCGCTATTGATCTTGTATATTCATCTATGTGTTTTGTGTGAGTTGAATGTTTAAATCATTTTTGAATAAATAGTTCATTGACTGAACTGAAGCGGGTACTACTATCTTTTTGACTTAAAACTTGTCAGGCTTTATTCTATTATCGTTAATTAGTCAGCAAAGAAACAAACTGAACTCTTTATAAAATAGAAGCGGGGTGCGAAATGGCATATCAACCGGCAGTTCCAACCGACGGGCAGAAAATCACATTTCAGAATGGGCAACTGACTGTTCCTGACAACCCAATTATTCCTTATGTTGTTGGCGACGGGACCGGGGTTGATATCACGCCCGCGATGGTCAAAGTTCTCGACGGCGCCGTTGAGAAAGCCTACAGCGGCAAAAAGAAACTCGCCTGGATGGAAGTCTTGGTCGGCGAGAAAGCCTTTAACGAAACAGGCTCCTGGCTGCCGGAAGAAACCCTGCAAGCCTTTCGCGATTATTTTGTCGGTATCAAAGGCCCGTTGACGACGCCGGTCGGCGGCGGCATCCGCTCGCTGAACGTCGCCCTGCGGCAGGAACTCGACTTGTTCGTGTGCTTGCGTCCTGTGCGGTATTTCCAGGGCGTTCCCAGCCCGGTTAAGCATCCTGAATTGGTCGATATGGTGATCTTTCGTGAAAACACTGAAGATATTTATGCGGGCATTGAGTTCGCCGCTGGAACGCCCGAAGCGCAAAAAATGATCGACTTCATCATAAAAGAATTTCCTGAACGCGCCGCGAAAATGCGCTTTGGTACGCAAGAAAAAGTATCCGGCTGGCAAAAAACGCTGGAGAGCGTCGGTATGCCTGCGCGTGAAATGGGTATCGAAACTGGCATCGGCATCAAGCCCGTCAGTTATCAGGGCACCGAACGCCTGGTGCACAGCGCCATTGCCTACGCCATCAAACACAATCGCAAGAGCGTGACGTTAGTGCACAAAGGCAACATCATGAAATTCACCGAAGGCGCGTTTCGCGATTGGGGCTACAAAGTCGCGAAAGACTTTTACGGCGCCGAAGAACTCGACGGCGGGCCGTGGATGCAGATACCCGAAGGCAAGCCCGGCGCGGGCATCATCATCAAAGACGTGATCGCCGACGCCTTCTTGCAGCAGATCCTCACTCGTCCGGCGGAATACGAGGTCATCGCTACGCTGAACCTCAACGGCGATTACATCAGCGACGCGTTGGCGGCGGAAGTCGGCGGCATCGGTATTGCGCCCGGCGCGAACATTAATTACGTCACTGGACACGCCATCTTCGAGGCGACCCACGGCACCGCGCCGAAATACGCAGGCCAGGACAAAGTGAACCCCGGCTCGCAGATTCTCTCCGGCGTGCTCATGCTCGAACACCTCGGCTGGCAGGAAGCCGCCGACCTGGTGGTGAAGGGAATCGAAGGCGCGATTTGCCAAAAGCGCGTGACCTATGACTTCGAACGGCTGATGGAAGGCGCGACGCTGTTGAAATGCTCCGAATTCGGCGACGCGATTATTGAAAATATGTAGTCGCTCATTATATGTACATGATGTTGTAGGGGCGCAGCGCGCTGCGCCCCTATCATCCCGAGGTGACTCAATCAGATAATCTTGCTCAAACCAGGGTAGGGTGGGCTCGCGTTAGCAGCCCACCAATAGCGTTAATAATTGCGAAAATGCAGCCGCCTTCTTCCATTGGGAGAAGGCGGGGGATGAGGATTAAAAAACGGTGGGTTAAGAACCCACCCTACTCGGCTGGTGATTTCAAGGCGAGATTGCTTCGCTTCGCTCGCAATGACACAAAAAGTTAGGATGAGGGCAAGGAATTTATATTTCCTTCTACCTGTAAATCGCAAAATAACAGCTATGCTGAAATCATAAAAAAAAGGACTTAAGGAGAAAAATATGCAAAAGAAAATTACTGTTGTCGGCGCGGGTAACGTCGGCGCATCGTGTGCGCTTTATCTCGCCGAACAAGAACTAGGCGACGTCGTACTGCTCGACATCATGGAAGGCGTGCCCCAAGGCAAGGCGCTCGACATCTTGCAAGCGGGCGCGGTGCTGGGTTTTGACACACTGCTGACGGGTACAAACGACTACGCCGACACCGCCGATTCTGACATCATCGTCATCACGGCTGGCTTAGCGCGTAAGCCCGGCATGGACCGCCTTGACCTGCTCAAAAAGAACGCTGAGATCGTCGGCGGCATCGTTGAGCAAGCGGTCAAATTATCGCCCAACGCCATCATCATCATGGTGACCAACCCCATCGACGTGATGGTGTATCTCTCTTACAAAAAATCCGGCTTCCCCAGCCACCGCGTTATCGGTCAGGCGGGCGTTCTCGATTCCGCCCGGTACGCGACCTTTATTGCGCGTGAACTCAACACCTCGGTCAAGCATGTGCGCGCGATGGTGTTGGGCGGACACGGCGACAGCATGGTGCCGCTGCCCAGTTACAGTACCGTGTCGGGCGTTCCCATTACGGAATTGATCCCCCCAAACCGCATCAAAGCGATTGGCGACCGCGCCCGCACTGGTGGCGGCGAAATCGTGAAGTTGTTGGGTACGGGCAGCGCCTTCTATGCGCCCGCTGCCGCAACGGTGAAGATGGTTGAGTCAATTGTGAACGATGCGAACCAGATTCTGCCCTGCTCGGTGTATGCGACCGGACAATACGGCATTTCGGATATCTATGTTGGTTTGCCGGTGAAATTAGGCAAAGACGGCGTGACGGAAATTATCGAAGTGAATCTGGACCCGACCGATAAACAAGCGCTGCTTAATTCCGCTGAAATTTATAAGAGCAGCGTGCAAGAAGTCGCTGAATTTTTCTAAACCGCGTTGCTGTGACCTGTAATCTTTCGCCCGCCTTTCGATCCAGAGAGGCGGGTTTTGTTTTGCGCCTTAGTCGCCAATGTCATTGACTTAAGGGGTGGCGAGCCAAGGCTGAATAAAATGAAGCCAGCCCTTGAAATATTGTTTGAATGTATCGCTTTATTTGTGCTGTTTTGAAATCCCTCCTGGCGCTTTCAGCGCCGTCCCCCCTTAAAAAGGGGGGCTAAAAGTCTAAAGTCAATGACATTGCCTTAGTCGTTGGCAAACGGTGAATTCAATGTAAACTGTAAACGCGCATCCCAAGATGGTTTATGCTCAAGTTTTTGCGCAAGGTTCGGTTGTATGAAAATCAAATATATTGGCCATTCGTGTTTTTTGTTGACTTCCTCTGATGAGGTTTCAATCATTATTGATCCTTACAAGCCGGGCGCTTACGGCGGCGCGATTTGTTATTCGCCAATCGTTGACCGGGCCGACATTGCGGTGCTCAGCCGCGAACACGAAGACCACGCCAACGTCAAAGATTTGATCGACCAGCCGCTGTCGGTTCGCGCCGACAGCCGGGTGCGCGGCGTCGAATTTGACATGGTGGATACCTTTCACGACGACTGTGAAGGCCAAGACCGCGGGCCGAATCGCGTCATCTGTTTTACTATGGATGAACTGCGGGTGTGCCATTTGGGCGACCTGGGGCATGTGTTGACGCCGGAGCAAATCGAGAAAATTGGCCCAGTGGATATTCTGTTCGTCCCGGTGGGCGGGCGCTTCACCATCGGCCCGGCGGAAGCAGACCAAATCGTCGAACAATTACAGCCGAGCATCATCACACCCATGCACTTTAAGACCGATAAGTGCCTCTTCCCGATTGAGCCGGTTGAGTCGTTTTTAGATGGGAAAAATGAAGTGCGTCGTTCTAACAGCAGCGAAGTCGTGGTCCAAAAATCCGACCTGCCCGAAACGCGGACGTATTTATACATTCCTCCCAGCAACTAATCGAACCATAAATAGGAACAACAAAAGCCATGAAAAAAATCGAAGCCATCATCAAACCCTTCAAATTGGATGACGTGAAAGACGCCCTCAACGAAATCGGTATCGTCGGCATGACCATTTCTGAAGTGCGCGGCTTTGGCCGCCAAAAAGGACACAAAGAGTTGTTTCGCGGCAGCGAATACGTCATCGACTTATTGCCCAAGGCGAAAGTTGAACTCGTCGTGAATGACGATAAATGCCAGGAAGTTGTAGACGCAATTCTCAAATCGTCTCGTACTGGCAACATCGGCGACGGTAAGATTTTTGTTTCCGACCTCGCCGAAGTCTACCGCATTCGCACCGGAGAAACCGGCGACAGCGCGGTCTAGCGTTCCCCTAGATTAAACTTTAAGCGCAATACTTGAGAGAAGCCGCGCTCGGGCAGCGAGATGGTTGCGATCGACTGTTGCGAGCGGCAGATATGGACTTCATCATCGGGGTTCAAGTCGGCGTGAATTTGCCCATCAAGAATCAAGACTAACTCACGGTTTTCATGGTTGAATCCGACCTTGAGTTGGCGTTTGCCGTCAATCACCAACGGGCGGTTGAACAGCGAATGCGGCGAGACTGGCGTAATAATCAACGCAGGCAGCCCCGGCTCCAAAATCGGCCCGCCCGCTGAGAGCGAATGTCCGGTTGATCCCGTCGGCGTCGAGACGATGAGGCCATCGGCGCGATAGGTCAACGGCGCATCTCCATCTTCGCACAGCCATACATCCAACAAACGGCCGGGGCGTTTTAATGTAAGCAGCGCTTCGTTGAGAGCGTAGGATTGCATGATGCGCTTGCCGCCGCGCACGATATGCGCTTCGAGAAAAAAGCGGTTGACTGTGCGGTAGTCTCCCCGAAGTAGACAGTCTAAGGCTTCGGTGAGTTCGGTGCGGTTGCTTGACGTCAGAAATCCAAACCCGCCCAGGTTCACGCCAAGAATGGGCTTCGGCGTTTCAGCCAGACAGCGCGCGGCGCCGAGGATGGTGCCGTCTCCGCCGAGGATAATAATGACGTCTGCGTTTATTGATGACCGGGCGATGGCGTTTTCTTTTTCAAGCGGGTGATTGTATTCGATGCACCCGCATTCAATTTGTTGCTGCTGCAGATAGGCCTGCGCTGTTTGGGCGGCGCTATGCGCCCCTTCTTTTTGCGGGTTGAAGACAATCAATACTCGCTTGGGGATGGGTTGATTGTATGGAGTCATTTGTTTTCGTGTGCGTTGTTCACGATTTCCGTCAATTCGCTTCGATTGATGGATGGTTGGTCTTGGTTGTATCGCATCCAATAGAGAAATTCAATGTTGCCGCTTTTTCCGGTAATGGGCGAAACGGCGGCGCCGACAATGCGCCAGCCAGCGGCTGTATACGCATCATAGCAATCTTCGAGCACCTGTTGATGGTCTTCGCGGCGCCGTACTACGCCCTTCTTGCCGACTTTGCCTTTTCCAATTTCAAACTGCGGTTTGACAAGGACAATCACTGAGCCGCCAGGTTTGAGGATCGACTGCATCGCGGGCAGCACTTTCTCGATGCTGATAAACGAGAGGTCGGCGGTAACGAGATCAACGGTTTCGCCCAGGTCGTCTTGGGTCACATAGCGGCAGTTGGTTTTGTCCATCACCACCACGCGGGGGTCGGTTTGGAGATTATAGGCGAGTTGACCATGACCAACGTCAATGGCGAATACTTTGACTGCGCCGCGCCGCAGCAGGCAATCGGTGAAGCCGCCATTGGATGCGCCAAAGTCTGCGGTCGTCCAGCCGGAAACATCAATGTCGAATGCGTTGAGCGCTTTTTCAAGTTTAAGGCCGCCCCGGCTGGCGAAGTCGCACTCTTTGTGGGTGAGGCGAATGACGGCGTCTTCGTCTACCTGGACGCCGGGTTTGTCAAAGACGGTTTCGTCGACCAAGACCTCGCCTGCGCGGATGTATCGTTGGGCGGTTTCCCGCGAGGGGGCGAGACCGCGCGACGCCAATAGTGCGTCGAGGCGTTGTTTTGCCATGTTGAATTTAAACCCCCTGTTGTTTGACGGGCGCCAGGCCCTGCGCCGCGCGCCTGGCCCCTTCATACTGCCCCCAATTTGACGCCCAGGCGTGGCGGGGCGCTTGCATCATATCACGCGCCCATGAACGGTTGAGGGCCGGGTGTCGAAGCAGCCACGCCCAATCCCGCAGCGTCTTGTTCGACCAGCCTTTGAGCGCAGCCGTCCGAGTTGGCGTGGTGCGTACGCCAAACAACTCATATAAGCGGTAGTGGTCGATGAGGGTTCGCTTATAGGTATATGCCGGGGGGCGGTCGTGTGAGTGTTCGACCATTGCGTTTGGCTCATAGACGATTGCGTAGCCGTTGCTTATGGTGCGCATCCCCCATTCGATGTCTTCCCCATAAGGCGCATCAGGGATAGGGATTTTTTCCCACACGTCGCGGCGGATCACGCTGGAGACGTTATCGAATATGCACGACAAATATTGTTTCATCGGCTCCAGTCGGCAGAAGTTGGTCATTGAGTCAAAACGGACGACGCGGCGGATTTCAGAGCCTGCGATCCAATTTTTGATATCCCGTTGCACGATTGGAGAGGCTGAGGGGCGCGCGATTTGCCGGGCGAAGCCTCCGGCGGCGTTTTCGGCAAGCATGGACGAAATCATTCGTTCACAAAAATCATCCTGTAAGGGCTTGGCGTCTTGGGTGAAGAAAAAGAGAAAGTCGCCCCGGCTTTTTGACGCCGCCAGGTTTCTGGT
This Candidatus Hinthialibacter antarcticus DNA region includes the following protein-coding sequences:
- the icd gene encoding isocitrate dehydrogenase (NADP(+)), with protein sequence MAYQPAVPTDGQKITFQNGQLTVPDNPIIPYVVGDGTGVDITPAMVKVLDGAVEKAYSGKKKLAWMEVLVGEKAFNETGSWLPEETLQAFRDYFVGIKGPLTTPVGGGIRSLNVALRQELDLFVCLRPVRYFQGVPSPVKHPELVDMVIFRENTEDIYAGIEFAAGTPEAQKMIDFIIKEFPERAAKMRFGTQEKVSGWQKTLESVGMPAREMGIETGIGIKPVSYQGTERLVHSAIAYAIKHNRKSVTLVHKGNIMKFTEGAFRDWGYKVAKDFYGAEELDGGPWMQIPEGKPGAGIIIKDVIADAFLQQILTRPAEYEVIATLNLNGDYISDALAAEVGGIGIAPGANINYVTGHAIFEATHGTAPKYAGQDKVNPGSQILSGVLMLEHLGWQEAADLVVKGIEGAICQKRVTYDFERLMEGATLLKCSEFGDAIIENM
- the mdh gene encoding malate dehydrogenase, with the protein product MQKKITVVGAGNVGASCALYLAEQELGDVVLLDIMEGVPQGKALDILQAGAVLGFDTLLTGTNDYADTADSDIIVITAGLARKPGMDRLDLLKKNAEIVGGIVEQAVKLSPNAIIIMVTNPIDVMVYLSYKKSGFPSHRVIGQAGVLDSARYATFIARELNTSVKHVRAMVLGGHGDSMVPLPSYSTVSGVPITELIPPNRIKAIGDRARTGGGEIVKLLGTGSAFYAPAAATVKMVESIVNDANQILPCSVYATGQYGISDIYVGLPVKLGKDGVTEIIEVNLDPTDKQALLNSAEIYKSSVQEVAEFF
- a CDS encoding MBL fold metallo-hydrolase encodes the protein MKIKYIGHSCFLLTSSDEVSIIIDPYKPGAYGGAICYSPIVDRADIAVLSREHEDHANVKDLIDQPLSVRADSRVRGVEFDMVDTFHDDCEGQDRGPNRVICFTMDELRVCHLGDLGHVLTPEQIEKIGPVDILFVPVGGRFTIGPAEADQIVEQLQPSIITPMHFKTDKCLFPIEPVESFLDGKNEVRRSNSSEVVVQKSDLPETRTYLYIPPSN
- a CDS encoding P-II family nitrogen regulator, giving the protein MKKIEAIIKPFKLDDVKDALNEIGIVGMTISEVRGFGRQKGHKELFRGSEYVIDLLPKAKVELVVNDDKCQEVVDAILKSSRTGNIGDGKIFVSDLAEVYRIRTGETGDSAV
- a CDS encoding NAD(+)/NADH kinase, translating into MTPYNQPIPKRVLIVFNPQKEGAHSAAQTAQAYLQQQQIECGCIEYNHPLEKENAIARSSINADVIIILGGDGTILGAARCLAETPKPILGVNLGGFGFLTSSNRTELTEALDCLLRGDYRTVNRFFLEAHIVRGGKRIMQSYALNEALLTLKRPGRLLDVWLCEDGDAPLTYRADGLIVSTPTGSTGHSLSAGGPILEPGLPALIITPVSPHSLFNRPLVIDGKRQLKVGFNHENRELVLILDGQIHADLNPDDEVHICRSQQSIATISLPERGFSQVLRLKFNLGER
- a CDS encoding TlyA family RNA methyltransferase, with translation MAKQRLDALLASRGLAPSRETAQRYIRAGEVLVDETVFDKPGVQVDEDAVIRLTHKECDFASRGGLKLEKALNAFDIDVSGWTTADFGASNGGFTDCLLRRGAVKVFAIDVGHGQLAYNLQTDPRVVVMDKTNCRYVTQDDLGETVDLVTADLSFISIEKVLPAMQSILKPGGSVIVLVKPQFEIGKGKVGKKGVVRRREDHQQVLEDCYDAYTAAGWRIVGAAVSPITGKSGNIEFLYWMRYNQDQPSINRSELTEIVNNAHENK
- a CDS encoding glycosyltransferase: MKRTLNSHKYSAIIPTLNAEQDLLQLLSALKNQTLADQLEIIVIDSGSTDDTVKTAEQFGARVIQIKQNEFNHGRTRNLAASKSRGDFLFFFTQDAKPLQDDFCERMISSMLAENAAGGFARQIARPSASPIVQRDIKNWIAGSEIRRVVRFDSMTNFCRLEPMKQYLSCIFDNVSSVIRRDVWEKIPIPDAPYGEDIEWGMRTISNGYAIVYEPNAMVEHSHDRPPAYTYKRTLIDHYRLYELFGVRTTPTRTAALKGWSNKTLRDWAWLLRHPALNRSWARDMMQAPRHAWASNWGQYEGARRAAQGLAPVKQQGV